Proteins encoded by one window of Companilactobacillus ginsenosidimutans:
- a CDS encoding ABC transporter ATP-binding protein, whose translation MTLEIKDLTGGYGQVAVLKKESFNVNNGQVVGLIGLNGAGKSTTIKHIIGLLTPRSGQILIDGMSLNQDVETYRKKIAYVPEMPILYPELTLKEHIDLSIMAYGLDHDETWNNATRLLKMFRLDNKLDWFPQNFSKGMKQKVMIVCAFMTNARLFIIDEPFTGLDPLAVNDLLNLVEEKKQAGCSVLMSTHILATVQDHADKFILLNHGQVRADGTLDELKAKFDMQDANLDDIYIKMSHEDL comes from the coding sequence ATGACTTTGGAAATTAAAGATTTAACAGGTGGCTATGGTCAAGTAGCTGTCTTAAAAAAGGAATCATTCAACGTTAATAATGGCCAAGTGGTCGGATTAATTGGATTAAATGGTGCAGGTAAATCAACTACGATTAAGCATATTATCGGATTACTTACACCTAGAAGTGGTCAAATTTTAATTGATGGAATGAGCTTGAACCAGGATGTTGAGACTTATCGCAAAAAAATTGCGTATGTGCCAGAAATGCCAATCTTGTATCCTGAACTTACTTTAAAGGAACACATTGATTTATCGATAATGGCTTATGGACTTGATCATGATGAAACGTGGAATAATGCCACAAGACTTTTGAAAATGTTCCGTTTAGATAACAAGTTAGACTGGTTTCCACAGAATTTTTCAAAAGGTATGAAGCAAAAAGTTATGATTGTTTGTGCATTTATGACAAATGCCAGATTGTTTATTATTGATGAACCGTTCACTGGGCTTGATCCATTAGCCGTAAATGATTTATTAAACTTAGTAGAAGAAAAGAAACAAGCAGGTTGTTCAGTTTTGATGTCGACTCATATTTTAGCAACTGTTCAAGACCATGCCGATAAATTTATTCTTCTAAACCATGGACAAGTCAGAGCTGACGGAACTCTTGATGAATTGAAAGCTAAATTTGACATGCAGGATGCAAATTTGGATGATATTTATATCAAGATGTCACACGAGGACTTATAA
- a CDS encoding HIT family protein, whose protein sequence is MDDCIFCKIIRNEIPNITVYEDDDIKAFFDISQVTPGHTLVVPKKHVQNIFEYDEDLAQKVFKKVPMIARAIKASNKNIIGMNICLNNGEIAYQSVMHSHIHLVPRYGKDDDFSMTWGDNTGKATNEQLQERANNIKKNLEA, encoded by the coding sequence ATGGACGACTGTATTTTTTGTAAAATAATTAGAAACGAGATACCTAATATCACTGTTTATGAAGATGATGATATTAAGGCTTTCTTCGATATCTCACAAGTAACACCCGGCCATACGTTAGTTGTGCCAAAGAAACATGTTCAAAATATTTTCGAATATGATGAAGATTTAGCACAAAAAGTTTTCAAAAAGGTACCAATGATTGCGAGAGCTATTAAGGCTTCTAACAAAAATATCATTGGCATGAACATTTGCCTAAATAATGGTGAAATTGCCTACCAAAGTGTTATGCACTCACATATTCATTTAGTTCCTCGTTATGGTAAGGATGACGACTTCTCAATGACTTGGGGAGACAACACCGGTAAAGCAACTAATGAACAACTTCAAGAACGCGCAAATAACATCAAGAAAAATTTGGAGGCATAA